A region of the Passer domesticus isolate bPasDom1 chromosome Z, bPasDom1.hap1, whole genome shotgun sequence genome:
GCGGTATGCCCTTAAAAATGGGGTGACTGCAGTGATGTGCTAGCGCTGCCATGGGGTTTGTGCTctatttaaagagaaaaattgaCCCAACCTAGAGGAGTGTACGATTTCTGTTTTGCAGCATTTGTGACAaatttgcttttgaaatttgTTTTACACATTACTCAGGGCGGCAGAAAAGTTGGTGTGTTTTTTATGATCGTATTTTTTGCCGCAGACTGGGATTAATTTGCATATAGACAATGACATAAATTAAAGTCCAAAGGCGAACGTATTTGTCCGGTTTGTTGCGTAACACTCTTTGTGGGACAAAGGGTAGTCCTCTGCAACACAAACCTTACTGATGGCTTTTAGAAATGAGctttttaatcttatttttaaaatagaatatcATCACTtcttaaggaaaaaattatCTGTCTTCCCCCTTTGCATTGACATGAGTTATGAGCATTCAATGCATCACTGAATTCGAAAATTTTAATATTCCTAGAAAACCAATGTGTACTAACTTAAAAAACTCACAGATGCCCACTACTGCAGCACCATTGCAAAGCAATGGCTGTCATACAGGTGATGGCTTGGACTAGTCGATATGtcttttgttgtttgggtttttttttttaataacataaCCATACGTTAAAAAAAATGCGAAGATCATATTACAGAAATGTGAAACAATGGAACTTCCAGTCATTGCACCAAATGCAAGAGGATGTTATTTCAGGCTCCACATGTGTCTAAAGCTTACTTTCACAGAAACAGTGCGGTTTTGTTTTCATACTGATGCCCTTTAACAGTATTTTTCCTAGTACAGCACAGATACTTCTTTTTTGGAGGCAGGGAGAGTTTTACCTGCTCAGTTGTTTCAGGTCTTAGATGTCATAGTTCATACCTTCTTAAGCATGACCTAGGAAGTTAGAGCAGGTGAAAAAAGGGGTGTTTGCATGTGGGTAAATAGTTATAAATTGATGTGTGAAACTGAAAACAAACGTTTCCCCTGATTTTTGCAGAACTGTTTTTCAGCTGCAGTATTTTTCCAGGATACTTTACTATGCACTCTGCAAACACCCATTCCAGAAGAAAGTTCAGGGGAGAGAGCTGGGACAAGGCAGTAGTTGTGTCTCCTGGCAGCGCTGACTACTGAAGGTGTTCAGGCagtcagagggaaaaaaaaaaaaaaaaaaaaaaaaaaaccaaaacaaaaaaaaccccaaacaaactcTAAAGGACAAACCTTTAGAGTTTAGTCTTCGATCTTTTCAGGAGAAAATCAAGTGCTATGTAGTCTTTCTCAATGCTAAATCAGCTAGGATAGCTTAAACTGCCCTTGCAGTAGTTTTAATCCTTCCAGATTCATCTGTGGTGGGCCAGAGGAGGAGGATTTGTGTGATCTGTGATGTTAATACCCTCAGAAAGGGAGTGGTGAATAACAGTGAATATTACATTGCTGAGACCAGGCTCATAACAGAGTTTTTGAACATACTCTTTGTTACAAGTCTTcatgaaattttaaaacttctttcttctcagcatGCCACTTGTTTCTTTCTTAATGATTTTGTTTTGCCACCACAGCTTCTGTTTACCTAGTCTTTTTTATATTGTTAGTACTTGAGCTAGTGATTGTGCTTTTCTTTAGGAACTTGTATGATGTTAACATTGTTAGAATTGAGTCTCCCAGAGTTCCTTTCAGATTATTAAAATACTGTCAAAAGTAAAGTACATTGGAATTTAAGATGGGGCATACATACTGCAGATTTTTTGCTAGCATTAGAACAAGCAGCTGAGATTCTGACTGTAcctttgcaaaaagaaaaatgataGACAGCAGAGAGACGATACATTAACTGTTTAGTTGGTGTTTCTTAATACCATAGTTGCCTTCTTGTTCCTGAATTAAGATTTTTCACTGGCTGTTGTTTTTGACAGTAAAAAGGAAGAACTGAGGAGAAAACAAACTATGAAAGTATTGGTTATTGGCCTTGGGGGGTAAGTTatacaaaattaaatttcctCTACAGCTTAAGACTAGCCTTCTTCTCAGAATTATATGATGTAATTTCTATTTCtgaatacatatttttttaattgaatgaCAAATGCAATTTATAATTGTATAGTTTTATAGGATATAACTCTTAAGAAATTGTTCTCTGTCAGCTGGAGACCTCAGGTGCAGGTGTCTATAGCATCTTTCTTGGCACTGTACTGATTTACTGTACTGATTATTGAAAACTGATGGAACATTCCAGAAAATGTCTAGAGGTAGAGAGTATTTAATGTGACTAAAATTTTGGGGAAGTTGTATTGTTTACTTGCATATAACTATACAGAAATGTATGTATGAGCTTGTACTTGCGTTTAAAAGACTGGTTTTTGCCTTGGTGAActttttgcaatgttttttaACAGTGTAACAAACGGAGGAAAAACAACACTAGCAGGAAAACTTAAGAATATGCTTCCCAACTGTGATATAATCTCTCAAGACGACTTCTTTAAGGTAACAGTTTTAATGGAAAAACCTGATAGGTAAAAGTAGGCTTGAGTAGATTTCAAttcttttttcagttcttttatTGGTGAACTTTTAAAATTGGTGCTGCTTAAAGTAATGTTAATTTCATAAGAATCATAAAATGAGCAGTGGGGTAACTGAAATTTAAGTGGCCAAACTCCTGAATATACTTGGCTGAAATAATTTCCTGTCTTTTTTGCCGTTCTTTTAAGATCAGGCATGGGTGTATGATGGATGCATTTTTCAAGATCCTTTGTGCTAATGAGTTTAATCATACTGTCTTAAGCCTACACCCATACAACAATAAGTAGTTCTTTGTCTCCCAagtcaaaacagaaaaacagcttGTGTTTTGACACACACTTTTCTCAAGTAAAGCTGTAATGAATTTAAGTAATATGATTTGGAGTGTTTGTTGTTCTAGATTAAATAAAGTTTTTGTAGTGTATTTGAACAGTTGTTTACATCAGTTTAATGTTGAAGATAAATTTAACTAATTGGATACAAAAGTGTATAACCCTTATGTTTATAAACCGAGTATGTATCTCTCAGCATGGTCATAAAACCAaccttgaaaaaataaaatttttttccccttcagccAGAGTCTGAAGTAGAAACAGATGAACGTGGATTTAAGCTATATGATGGTCAGTAACTCTGATGCGCTGCTTTTGAACATTGTACTGAAATCGTTGTGCTGAGCTCCAACACTTCTTCCACCCCATGCCCTCACTCTCTTCCCTTCCAAGGCAGTAAACAGGTGGTTATTTCAGAGCAATCCTCTTAATTTTCTTCAGCTCACTGAGATACTTAAGAAAACTTGCTTAACAAGTAAATAGCTCAAGCTAGGATTgatctttccttttcttgtttgagtcttttcctctgtttcttcATTTGTGTCTGGTTTAGTAGCAAATGGTACTATTCAGTTAGAAGTCTTGGCTTGCAGTACTGGCATAAGCTTAATCTCATTACTTGGTAATGgcccttttttttctgcttttgctggTGAGCTCATGGGATATCATATTGGGTTTTCCAAGTCAGCCAGAACTTGGGTTTATCCTGATACCTTTATTTATGTCAGATCTCACATAAagaacatatatttttaaattcatgaTAAATGCTGGCTCAATTTACTCTTAGAGACATCTAGATTCAGATCCACTTTAGGGCAGTGTTTTGTGTCAGGTCATATCTACTTGTAAACAGTTGCTTGGTTAATAGCTAATCTCTCTTGGTACCTTGGTACCTTGATCACAAAATGTATTGCTGAGAATATTGGTCAGACCCTTCAGTTGTACCTGAAAACTCATCATTACCAGCTGTGTAATCTTTGGCTCAACTTCTAAACGTCATGTAAATGGAACGTGAAACTGGAGGGATAAAATGGACATTCTTATTCAAATATCCAGGTTTAATGCTACTCCTAAAAGctctttaaaaaatgtgtttgctgTTATGGTATCCAAAAGCTCACTTATTTCTACCTTTCAGTACTTCCTCAATATATTCTTCTGTGTACAGACAAAAAACAGGTGTTACATTGTGCTGTTTTGCTTTGTACACCATGGTCCTTTAACTATCTGTATTCCCACCTGATGAACCTTATAAAAACCCAAAGGAAAAGAATGTTGAGCATCTACTCCCCCCTCTGACAAAACTGACAAAATGGTGGAGGTGTCAGGATTAATAAATTTTTACAAGTTTTGTGAAAGCAGagagcagtcagtccctgaagTTTCTGTCATGAAGTGAAAAGCTGTGAATTCAGTTCAGACAATATTAGATGCCATAAAGTTCAGTCAGAGAGACTCTACACCCAATAGAAATACCCCAATTCTGATGCAAGCTTTGGTTTCAGGAAATCATTAATAGCAAACACAGAATTTGGGGTAATCCCATTCCCCTTTGTTTAAATTTGTATGTAGATTATTTGATTCTTACTGATTAATGTAGGGATACTTaaggttctttttttctttttttattgtttgtttttaagggaTGTTTAACTTTGTTTTCATCTAGTACTTGATGCCCTCTATATGGATGAAATGGTGACAAGTATTCGCAATTGGATGAAAAGCCCAGCAAGCTCAGGTTTTGTGACAGAAGAGCCAGAGAATACATGTGACAATCTgaaaaatgtttatattttgATTGTTGAAGGCTTTCTCCTTTACAATTATGAGTAAGCAGTAATATGTAACCTGGTAAATAAAAAGCTACCCTAAAATGGAAGAGGGAACTAAATATGTTATTATCTTAGGCCACTTAATGAACTATGGAATAGAAGATATTTTTTGACCCTTCCTTATGAAGAGTGCAAAAGGAGAAGGAGGTAAGATTATTGACTTCTTGTTTAAAAAGAGTTACTGCACCCCCTGAACTGAAGCGGTCCTTTTATACTAGCTTTTCTTCAGTGCTTGCAAAATGTAAGCTATTAAGATAATCTATCCTCTGTTTGTTAGTTtgaggtttgtttgttttggtttttattttagagCACATGGTTATTAAAGTATTAAGTACTTTACAAACACTAAAAAGGGAATTTGTTGTCCTGATAAATGATTTAATTCCCAATAgttgaaaaaaattatgtttaaagTGAGAAATGGTTTAAAAAATACTAAGCACTCTTATTCTTGGTTAGATACGTTTAATTGATGATTATTCTTAGAGTATCGATGTTCATGTGTGGGTTAAGTGTATGGTTTTGTTTAGACTATCCATTAATTTTACTGTGGATCTAAACTAGATTATTGAGCCAGTGTCTGACTTGCCTCTAAATTTGAGGCAATACTGTGTGCTTGGAATAATGTATGTGCACAAAGTCAGCATCTGCTGGCTGAGTGAAGAAATCTTCTATTCAGCTGGCTGTGGGTGATACCACTTTCTTGGTTTCTCACTACACTCATCTAAGACTTTAGTGTCCAGAATGGAAGAGTCTAGACTAAACAAGTAGTCATTTAAAGCTTGAGAAATCTGTATACCTAGTAAATAGACAAAAAGTAGCTTATTTTGGTAGTAGTGTCAATACAGTTTAATTTACCTGCAATACCTTTGACAAAATTAAAACCACCAAACTTTCACCTTATCTTAAATGTAGTTTGATTGGCAGAAAGAGGTAAGATAGCAAATGACAGCAGAAGTTCATGTCATAGATTGAATTAAAACAAAGAAGCCTCCTTGGTTCCAACAAAAATGCGGCCagcctttcttttttattttggatgaAAGCTGTTATTTAATGAACTAACACTAGGAGAAAATTTAAAACTTACATGGGAATGCATATGTATTTTTGTGTAGCACCAGAGTCTATCAGCCAGCAGATACACCAGGGTACTTCGATGGACACGTGTGGCCTATGtatttgaaatataaaaatgaatTGGAACAGAATGCAAGTATGCAAGTTGGTATGGTATCATTAATTTTAAGCTTATAAAATGCTTAATTGTGGCACTTGTACAGTTTTCGTTgaatggtggggttttttttaaatgggacAAAATTTTCTTCAAATGTTTTTTGGCATTTAGTAGGTTTTGATGTTTCTGTTAGTTTATATTTCAAGCCTAcagggattttatttttgttatttaatAATGAAAATCAGGAAGTTAAACAATAGAAATGTTCTGATCACTAATTAAGTCCACTTAACAAGATAACTTGTTAAGATAACACACTTATGTTTAATTAGGAAACTTCTGAGATGATAGCTGATACACTGGCAGAGTTCTTCAGAACAAAACTGAAAGCCTGGTGAAGTCTTGTAATAAGCTGAAGATAATTTCTAGGTGCTGACTGTCCACACTACAGTCTCCATTTTGCATGACAAGTGTCAAAGCTGGGCCAGCTGTTGGGGCAGTGCCACAATTTGTGTGATGTTCACACTTACACAGCTCTTGGACTAGCTACTTCTGGAGTGgggccagagggaaggggagggaagcTAGCACACTGCTTCTTGCTGTGCAGTAAGAATAAGAACTGCAGTGCTCTTCCGGAACTTGTTCAGAGGCTGAAAATGAGGAACCTGAAATTATCTACTGCACAGAGACCTTTTTGCCAAATTATTCCATTGCTTCACTGTCCTCAGATAATTACCATTATGCTTACGGAGACTTGTACCACAAAAAAATTGTAAATGAATTATTAACTAGAATTATTTTCCattatgttgggttttttcttttttttttttttttatagcatGTAAAACAAGTCTGGGGAAGAGGAAAATGGGAGGTCCTGttcttggtttttatttttttcttcttacgGCATTTATAGGGATACTGAAAACTTTGCCAATTGCCATTAGAGATAGCTGG
Encoded here:
- the NMRK1 gene encoding nicotinamide riboside kinase 1 isoform X3 — encoded protein: MKVLVIGLGGVTNGGKTTLAGKLKNMLPNCDIISQDDFFKPESEVETDERGFKLYDVLDALYMDEMVTSIRNWMKSPASSGFVTEEPENTCDNLKNVYILIVEGFLLYNYEPLNELWNRRYFLTLPYEECKRRRSTRVYQPADTPGYFDGHVWPMYLKYKNELEQNANYLDGTKSQEELLSYVYSDIIQELNKLREENQQITS
- the NMRK1 gene encoding nicotinamide riboside kinase 1 isoform X2, whose product is MKVLVIGLGGVTNGGKTTLAGKLKNMLPNCDIISQDDFFKPESEVETDERGFKLYDVLDALYMDEMVTSIRNWMKSPASSGFVTEEPENTCDNLKNVYILIVEGFLLYNYEPLNELWNRRYFLTLPYEECKRRRSTRVYQPADTPGYFDGHVWPMYLKYKNELEQNASMQVDYLDGTKSQEELLSYVYSDIIQELNKLREENQQITS
- the NMRK1 gene encoding nicotinamide riboside kinase 1 isoform X1 → MKVLVIGLGGVTNGGKTTLAGKLKNMLPNCDIISQDDFFKPESEVETDERGFKLYDVLDALYMDEMVTSIRNWMKSPASSGFVTEEPENTCDNLKNVYILIVEGFLLYNYEPLNELWNRRYFLTLPYEECKRRRSTRVYQPADTPGYFDGHVWPMYLKYKNELEQNASMQVDYLDGTKSQEELLSYVYSDIIQELNKLREEKRICMNE